The nucleotide sequence GCTGTAATGGTGTACTGGAAGGGATCCGAATCTGTCGCCAGGGCTTTCCCAATCGTATCGTTTTTCACGAATTCCGCCAACGGTGAGGCCATTCTAGAACACATGCTcaattattttaaacatgataTTTGTAGATTTGGATATATCTAACGAAGAAGAAAACTTATTGCACTTATTGATCCTTTTCTAGCTATGAAATCCTGGCTGCTGGGGCAACTCCCAAAGGCTTCATGGATGGAAAACAGGCCTGCACCCTTATAGTGAGTTTGTGCAAAATATCGCTACTTATATTGCAGCGTTTCATGGATACAGGCaatatgaattttattttatcttagcAACTGATCAATTTAACCTTCATGCCAATATCTTCAAGATCAAACATCTAGACTTGGACCCCAACCTGTACCGCATTGGTCTGAGCAAGATATTCTTCCGTACAGGAGTTTTGGCACAACTGGAGGAAGAACGTGACCTGAAACTTACTGTTATCATAATTGCCTTCCAGGCCCAGGTCCGTGGCTTTCTGGGCAGAAAGTGAGTTCCTGTTCAATAAATGCTGACATATACCATTACTAGTTTAGAGGTTTCTTGTGCTTCATTGTATATTTATTGCAGCTTCTTCAACCatgcataaataatatatattatatgattTATACAGAGTATAAACTGTGTGACTGAAAGGTTATACACACATTAGGACGAGTTTAATGGTTCAGATAAACCAATAGCTCTCTAAATTCACAGGGCATTCAGCAAGAGACAAAAACAGCTGACAGCCATAAAAGTGATTCAGAGGAACTGTGCTGTGTATCTTACACTCAGAAACTGGCAGTGGTGGAGACTTTTCACTAAAGTAAGAGTTAAACCCCACATGTGTAATGCATTGCAACATGAAATTCCATTTAAATGTTAGGACTCATCCCTTTTTTCACATTGTAGAAGGGAAGTCATGTAATCATAACTATTAAAAAACACGAATGGAAGTATGAAcattatgtagtgaccaaaatgTTAAACATAATGAAACTGCAAACGGTGTAGACACTAGGCATTTTCTAAACCaaactgggatgctttttaaacagtattaaagtAGTTTCCATATCCATGTAAATTTGAAtaatctttatattttttttaggtcAAACCCCTGCTTCAAGTGACCCGTCAAGATGAGGAGATGAGTCAAAAAGAGGAAGAGCTTCACAAAGCCAAAGAAATTGCCCAGAAGTCTGAAAATGAACTAAAAGAGATCACACAGAAACACAACCAGGTAAAAAGGAGGACCAATGTGGGATACAAATTTAATCCAAACGTACAGTGGTAATTCCATTCATACTCATTCACCATCTATATGCACATACTGGATGGAGTGTATAAGTGCATGTGTATTTAATCTTTGATAGTTGGTAGAGGAAAGGAACCGATTACAGGCAAAGCTGCAGGAGGAGACAGAGATGTATGCAGAATCTGAAGAGGTAAGAATACGGCTGGAGACTAAGAAGCAAGAGTTGGAGGATGTACTGCATGAGATGGAGGCTCGGcttgaggaagaggaggagcacAACCAGATCCTTCAGCAAGAGAAGACAAACCTACAGCAACAACTTAAGGTTGAACAGTAATCAATTATCAGAGATGAATGACTACAAGTGCTTTTGTCATGGATTAAATATATTCTTGCATGTAGGATTTAGAGAACCGTTTGGCAGATGAAGAAGATGCCAAACAGAAGCTACAATTGGAAAAGGGCACTGTGGATGGGAAGTTTAAGAAGCTAGAGGATGATATCCTTATCATGGAAGATCAAAACAACAAGTTACAGAAGGTTTCTTTCAAGTTTGCCCAACAACTGGTTGTCCAAGCTGTAGCTATTCCTCTTATAAACAAGGAAATTCAGATCTGAGGAAGATTGCCCTGTTTATCTGTGTTTTTAGGAGAAGCAACAGATGGAGGTGCGATTGGCTGACATTTGCTCCAACCTTGCAGAGGAGGAAGAAAAAtcaaaaaatttgattaaactgaaaaataaacatgaatcTATGATTTCAGATCTTGAAGGTTTGTCATTGTGACTTTTACATCCCTAATggttgagtggttaaaaaaaaaaaaggatgtaaaTTTATACAGTGTattcaaaatgtttgtaaatataGTTAACAAAACACAGAATGCACTATAATGGGTTCTGGCTCATTTTAATTTATGACAGCAAAAGGCAGGTTGATATACAATTTGAAGAGGTTGGTTGTTTGTTTCTGTATAGTTCGAATGAAGAAGGAAGAGAAGAGTCGTCAGGATCTGGAGAAAGCCAAGCGTAAACTGGAAATGGAGTATAATGATCTACAGGATCAGATAACTGACCTGCAGGCCCAGGTTGTAGAACTCAAGGCCCACTTAACCAAGAAGGAGGTGGAGATTCAGGACCTCCAAGCAAGGTActttatttacattataaatgGTTATTGAAATATATTGCCTTTTTCTGTTCACTTCTAATTTTGAATTGTAACATTTGCATCATTCCGTAACAATGgttgtcaaaatgtatatattaaacagTGTGGAAGAAGAATCAGCTCAAAAGAGCATTGCTCTGAAGAAGAAACAGGGAATGGAAGGACTTCTCTCAGAGCTTCAAGATGAACTTGAGGCTGAACAGGAGGCCTCTAGGAAGTCAGAAAAGGCCAAGAAGGAACTGGCAGAAGAgctgactgccctgaggtctgaACTGGAGGACAGACTAGACATCACAGCGGCCCAGCAAGAGCTCTGGTAATTATTTTGTAACTTATTAATagtcaattattattttatgctaTTTAATAATGTCATCTTATAGTGTTGGTACTTTAGATCTTAGTATTGCAGTATCTTTCTTGGACAGGGCTAAGAGAGAGAAGGAGGTAGCCATCTTGAAGAACATGATGGAAGATGAAGGCCGGAGCCATGAGTCTCAAGTGCAGGACATGAGACAAAAACACACTCAGGCTTTAAATGAGCTTACTCAACAGCTAGAGCAATCCAAACGGGTTAGAACATTGTATAacaataacatatttaaaattacagTGTAAAAACACCACACAACAATATATTGTGTGGTGTTACCAATGCAGTGTGAGATAAAGTCATGGTATGACCTTTGTATATGAACAAATCTTTCCTAAACTGAACCTGAAATGCAGGCCAAGGCAAATCTGGAGAAGGCAAAACAGTCTCTTGAGAATGAGGTTGCAAACCTAAATGGAGAGCTCCACTCACTGGGTAATGCAAAGCAGGATGTGGAACAGAAGCGAAAGAAGGTGGAAAACCAGCTTGCTGACCTTCAGACTCGCTTTAATGAGAGTGAAAGGCAGAGTGGAGAGCTTGGAGAAAAAGTATCTAAACTGAACGTGAGTTTTTCATTGTTACTAAAGAAACAAGGCAATGTTTCTTTATAGAAATCCTTGACCAATGGATGCCTTTTTGTAAAATATCTCAGATGGAGCTTAACAGTGCCAATAGCTTCCTCAGTGAGGCAGAGAGCAAGAACATCAAGATGAGTAAAGATTTTTCCAGCCTCAACTCACAACTCCAAGATGCTCAGGTATTGTGTCATCAAAATAATTATTCTATCCATCAATCTCTAATGCCCATATCAGGAACCATTAATCTCTCGATTTTTGTCTATCTACGTAGGATTTACTTGGTGAGGAGACCCGTCAGAAACTGAGTGTTTCCACTCGGTTACGTCAAATGGAGGATGATCGAAACAGCCTTCTGGAACAGTTGGAAGAAGAGGCAGAGGCCAGAAGGAATGTGGAGAGACAAGTCTCCAGCCTTCACACACAGGTCAGTTTCTTAAAGTGACTGTTTTCAAAAAACATCTCAAGATTTAGATTCTCGTTCTCAATGGGTCGCTTGggaagttgtgcatggatcgcgaaGAATAGTATGAGTCTTCACATGCtaggagtctctctctctctctctctctctctctctctctctctctatatatatatatatataaccagccTGTGTTTTACTGTAGTTGTCAGATGCGAAGAAGAAGATGGATGAGTACTCTGGCAATCTTCAACTGAATGAAGAAAGCAAGAAACGGCTACAGAGGGATCTGGAGGCCGCAAACAGAGAGTTGGAGGAGAAAATGATAGCCTATGACAAGTTGGAGAAGTCCAAGACTCATCTTCAGCAAGAGTTGGAGGATGTTCTAGTAGACCTGGACAATCAGAGACAGCTGATTTCAAATCTAGAGAAGAAACAACGGAAATTTGACCAGGTTGGATGTCAAGATGTTTCAACAAATTTTTCAAGTGCTTTAAAAGTATTACTTTGATATCAACTGCTCTGTCTTGCACAAAGATGCTTGCTGATGAGAAGGCCATCTCCAGCAAGTATGCTGAAGAGCGTGACTTTGCTGAGAATGAGGCACGGGAGAAGGAGACCAAATGCTTGACCTTCATTCGAGCACTGGAGGAAGCCCAGGGCTCCTTACGAGAATTAGAAAAACTCAATAAAGCACTTCGCACTGATATGGAAGATCTAATCAGTTCAAAGGATAATGTGGGCAGAAATGTGAGTTGATGTGTATTTCTTTTGGAATTGTTTGATGTAACATGAAATTTAGATAGTAGTTCATAAACAATCAATCCAATGGGATACTGTACCATTGTTTGAAATTTAAATTATCCTTAATGTTGTGTGTAAAATCTATGGAAGGTACATGAGCTGGAGAAGACCAAGCGTGGGCTAGAGGCTCAAGTGGAAGAGATGCAGATTCAGATAGAGGAACTTGAAGATGAACTGCAGACTTCGGAGGATGCCAAACTCCATCTGGATATCAATATGCAGGCCTTGAAAGTCCAGTTTCAGCGAGACCAGCAGGGAAGAGAGGATCAAAGTGAAGAGAGGAGGAAACAACTGCTCAAGCAGGTGAAATCTTTGTTTCAATTTGTTTGTTATTGCTCAATGAGCAATAAGATAATTGATTGTCTCCTCTAAAGCAAGTTAGAAGATGCAAAAGATAAgtacatttgaaaataatgtttgccAAGTACTCTGCGTATACTGAATCTTTTTTTGttatcccccttttctcccaatttggaatgcccaattcccactacttactaggtcctcatggtggcgcggttactcacctcaatccaggtggcggaggacaagtttcagttgcctccgatTCACAGACAGTCATTCTGCgcattatcacgtggcttgctgtgcatgacaccgcggagactcacaacatgtggagactcatgctactctctgcgatccatgcataACTTAACACGCACacctattgagagcgagaaccacttaaatcgtgaccacaaggaggttaccccatgtgactctaccctccctagcaaccgggccaatttggttgcttagaaacctggctggagtcacttaccACATCCTGGATTCAACCTCGCAACTAgtggtagtcggcgtcaatactcgctgagctacccaggccccatgcgTATACTGAATcttgcatatttttatttatatggtGCACAGGTATGTGAGCTTGAGGCTGAGCTAGAAGATGAGAAGAAGCTGAGAAATTCATTGGCAGCAGCAAAGATGAAACTTGAGGGGGAATTGAAGGACCTAGAAGACCAAGTTGACGCAATCGGCAGGGCGAGGGATGAAGCCATTAAACAGCTCCGAAAGACTCAGGTCAGATGATGAAACCTCAgacatacatttttgggtgttGAGCCAATGTTTTCATGACCTTTATAAACATTTATCAAAgtacattttccttcctcatgataggCTCAGATGAAAGATTCCCATAGGGAGCTGGAGGACACGCGAGTATCCCACAAGGAGGTTCTTTCAAGTGCTCAAGAATCAGAAAGAAAGGCCAGAACCATGGAGGTGGAAATCTTACATTTACAGGAGGTAGTAGAGAACAAAACTTCAAGATATAGCGTACACTGATACAAGTGGGTTGTCTCTGATTACCCAAAGTTTGCTCatatagccaaatacatttaaatgtatgcatttggcaggcgcttttatccaaagggacttacattgcatttattacagggacaatccccctgtagcaatctggagttaagtgccttgctcaaggacacaatggtggtggctgtggggatcgaagcagcgaccttctgattaacagttatatgctttaaccttctacgccaccaccactcttataACTGTTATGTCAATGCCTCTTGATGTAGGAACTGTCTGCAGCAGAGAGAGCTCGCAAACATGCAGAACGAGAGAGGGATGAGTTGGCAGCAGAGATGACAAGTGGCTCATTTGGAAAGTACGTTAGTAatcattttttttctaaatggaaAATGGTGAATAAGAAGCTATAACGTTTTTAAACTGTACAATGCAATATAGAGAATACAAATTGTCTATGCACAATAAAATTACATAAGCAAGGACTGTCCACTGATGACGTTGTATTCACATGCAGATCCAGCATGACGGATGAGAGGCGTCGTCTGGAAGCCAAAATCCAGCAGTTAGAAGAGGAGATTGACGAGGAACAGGCAAACTCAGAGACACTTAATGACAGACTACGGAGAACTGTTCAGCAGGTGATTGGCACCCTTTCATCCATTCCAACTTGGATGCTGTAGTTATGGTGTTATTTCAATGTCCAGTTATCTGCCTCTGTTGAGATGCTAACTAACTTTGAACAATACAAGATGAAATCACAAACCGTTTACATCTACATCCAGGTGGATCAGCTGACAAATGAGTTGCAGATAGAACGCTCCAATACTCAGAGCAACGAGAGTGGCTGGCAGCAGATGGAGAGGCAGAACAAAGAGCTGAGGGCCAAGTTACAAGAAATGGAGGGGCAGTTCAAATCCAAGCTAAAAGTCTCTATAGCCACCTTAGAGGCCAAACTATATCAGGTGGAGGACCAACTGGATCATGAGAGCCGGTGAGAAAATGGTTTATAAGATACATATAGCTATGAAGACAGTCATTTCAAATAGTTTGTTTCTCACACCAGGGAGAGACAAGCAATTGCCAAGGCCATGCGCCAGAAGGATAAGAGACTGAAGGAACTGATGAATCAGACAGAGAATGAGCGAAAACAGACAGAGCAGTATAAGGACCAGGTATGAAGATTAGCATGGGATGCAAATATCTTTTTTACAGCCATTGAGGTCCCGTGTTTTATGGTATGTCATTGATATCTCTAACTGACGTTATTTTTGTTGTAGGCTGACAAAGCAAATATGCAGGCAAGGCAGCTCAAAATTCAGGTGGAGGAAAGCAAAGAGGAGTCTCAGAATGCAACAGCTGCCCGCCGCAAACTTCAGAATGAGCTGAACGAGGTCAAAGAGGCCAATGAGGCCCTGAGCAGAGAGGTTTCCTCACTCAAGAACAAACTCAGGTTGTTCTGTAGTGACACCTTACTGTAATGTATATGAAGCCACCATCCCTTTCACGGGCATACTCCGTATTGCTTTCAACAGTAATTTAAACTATTGACTTTCAGAGACTTAGGTTTTGTTTGAAAGTATATGTCATCTCTTGTATGAGTTAATATGAATATTGTTTTGTCACCTTACAGCCCATGCAATCTTGACCTTGAATATTTCAGAATCTTAATCAGCCTGGTTTCTAATTTCCATATTCCTCAGGCGTGGAAGTGACTCACCTTTCAGCACCCTATTAAGGCGTGGTGGAGGTGGAAGCTTTAGAAGAACACATAGGAGCATGATTGAGAGTTCTGAGGACCCAAAAGATGACGTTCCTTCAGCTACACCTGTGAATCAATCTCTGGAACCTCAAAGGGAGTCAATCAATGACAACTAAAGGAACATTACCAAAGGCCTCATTGCACAGCCTATCCCTATCTTTTTTTGTATGTGGctatatttaaatgattaaatatattcTATATAGAGTACAATATGCAATATTTAATATACTAGTGGAAATATCTTAAAGATGTTGATGTTTAAAGATGTTTGACAAATTTTTTACTTATTCAATCTTGACCAAATGGTAGATTGGTACATAAGCCAGTTCTTCTTCACTAATTTATTCAAACGGACTTCATTTTAGTGGGGTTTGTAGACCCAGTGTTTTACAGGCAACAATATTTCACTAAGAGTGTCATGGTACCACTATAGTTTTTGAACTTTGAATTTGGCAATCATTCAGTAAaacagtgtgtatgtatgtttgattgatatatatatatatcaaagtatGACAAACTGATATTAATATCAATGTACCATAGTACTTTTTTTGGCAAAGGAtgctttgaaaaacatttaatgagATTTAAGTTTGTCAGATAGTGTTTCTTAAACATTTTCTATGTGGAAGCTTTTATGGGGCATTTTGTTGACCAAAATTACACATCTGCTTCTATATACAGTGCTAGCTGTGCCTTGCCTCTGATACAGATTCAAATCTGAGTCACattcaagaaataaataaatgttcacaACCAAGAGTACCATCCTttcatttacaatataattattgaaaagtatagttaaaaaaaaaaaaaaatctctcctgttaactaaacattttattttgtaggtTATTTATTATTAACCGACAATAAAATGGATttacacaggcaggagaaactaAGCATTGCCTTTGCAAAGGCATGCACAGACATAGCAAAGAAAATACAAGTTGACAATTATATAATTGGCAGCTGTGAATGCCTTTTGCCTATAGAAACAAATAATTAACTGAATCTTTAGTGAGGTTATTGCTTAAGGCCCTGAGATAACTCTGGTGCAACATGTGCTAAATCTTCCTATCAACCATCATTTCTATCACTTTTCATTTGTACCGCTAAGAAAAAGTGGAAAGTATATGATATCAATTCttctacaattttatttttaacataaaaatatttgtacCCTTCACTGAAGTATTCATATCGTTTGTTACTTGACTAAATCTAAAACTCTCGCATGAGAGAAATGTGAAAAATAAGGGATTAAACTCCACTTAGAATTAAAAATGTTCCTCTCATCCAGGACTCCCTGACAAATCAGAGAATTGGTACAATGGGAAGAAGAATAGTAAAAGAAGCTGCAACTCCCTTCGGGCTAGTAAGTTCCCCAATTCCCATGTTAACTTTGAGGCAAAGCCTGTAATGGCCACAAAATTAAGGCACATTAAATTCATGTTCAGCGCATGGTATGACAGCAACTACTCTTCGGTACTATAGATAAAGTCTTtgaaatcaaagatggcactgatGATGCACATGAGGTTTTCTATCTTGCATTAGCTATTACTAGACATTAAAAAGGCCCTAGAGTGATTTTTGTCATCATGCATACACATTTCTGCTACTGTTGGTTACTTGCATAAGCCCCTAAGAGGGCAACAATAACATGAGATATGAACAGCAGCTTTAGTTAACAACAGAGCACCCACCACCTTGTAACATTATTTCTAACTCTGAACACTAAAGACAAAATTCCATCAGTTAGTAACAATCCTACAGatctcataaaaaaatta is from Xyrauchen texanus isolate HMW12.3.18 chromosome 8, RBS_HiC_50CHRs, whole genome shotgun sequence and encodes:
- the LOC127647255 gene encoding myosin-11-like isoform X1, with translation MTMQPDNDDSNKFLFLDNDFKNSGVGQADWSAKKMVWIPSEREGFESASIKEENGNELVVELDNGKKVTVNKDVIQKMNPPKFNKVEDMAALTCLNEASVLHNLRERYFSSLIYTYSGLFCVVVNPYKMLPIYSEKIIEMYKGKKRHEVPPHIYSITDNAYRNMLQDREDQSVLCTGESGAGKTENTKKVIQYLAVMASSHKGKRDASSQQKGPQLAFGELEKQLLQANPILEAFGNAKTIKNDNSSRFGKFIKINFDNTGYIVGANIETYLLEKSRCIRQAKIERSFHIFYYMVAGAKDKMHDELLLEDFGNYRFLVAGHVQVQGQQDDEMFDETLEAMEVLGFNEEERIGMFKVCSTVLQLGNIEFKAEKNQEQASMPDNTAAQKVCHLQGINLTDFTKAVLTPRIKVGREMVQKAQTKEQADFAIEALAKAMYDRLFRWILGRVNKALDKTKRQGASFLGILDIAGFEIFEDNSFEQLCINYTNEKLQQLFNHTMFILEQEEYTKEGIEWNFIDFGLDLLPCIELIERSNNPPGILALLDEECWFPKATDVSFVDKLTNTHSDHSKFSKPKNLKEKTFFTVQHYAGKVDYNATSWLTKNMDPLNDNVTALLSNSSSAFVQDIWKEVDRVVGLETMAKMAKSDSAVSTASKSKKGMFRTVGQLYKESLGKLMTTLHNTQPNFVRCIIPNHEKRAGKIDAHLILEQLRCNGVLEGIRICRQGFPNRIVFHEFRQRYEILAAGATPKGFMDGKQACTLIIKHLDLDPNLYRIGLSKIFFRTGVLAQLEEERDLKLTVIIIAFQAQVRGFLGRKAFSKRQKQLTAIKVIQRNCAVYLTLRNWQWWRLFTKVKPLLQVTRQDEEMSQKEEELHKAKEIAQKSENELKEITQKHNQLVEERNRLQAKLQEETEMYAESEEVRIRLETKKQELEDVLHEMEARLEEEEEHNQILQQEKTNLQQQLKDLENRLADEEDAKQKLQLEKGTVDGKFKKLEDDILIMEDQNNKLQKEKQQMEVRLADICSNLAEEEEKSKNLIKLKNKHESMISDLEVRMKKEEKSRQDLEKAKRKLEMEYNDLQDQITDLQAQVVELKAHLTKKEVEIQDLQASVEEESAQKSIALKKKQGMEGLLSELQDELEAEQEASRKSEKAKKELAEELTALRSELEDRLDITAAQQELWAKREKEVAILKNMMEDEGRSHESQVQDMRQKHTQALNELTQQLEQSKRAKANLEKAKQSLENEVANLNGELHSLGNAKQDVEQKRKKVENQLADLQTRFNESERQSGELGEKVSKLNMELNSANSFLSEAESKNIKMSKDFSSLNSQLQDAQDLLGEETRQKLSVSTRLRQMEDDRNSLLEQLEEEAEARRNVERQVSSLHTQLSDAKKKMDEYSGNLQLNEESKKRLQRDLEAANRELEEKMIAYDKLEKSKTHLQQELEDVLVDLDNQRQLISNLEKKQRKFDQMLADEKAISSKYAEERDFAENEAREKETKCLTFIRALEEAQGSLRELEKLNKALRTDMEDLISSKDNVGRNVHELEKTKRGLEAQVEEMQIQIEELEDELQTSEDAKLHLDINMQALKVQFQRDQQGREDQSEERRKQLLKQVCELEAELEDEKKLRNSLAAAKMKLEGELKDLEDQVDAIGRARDEAIKQLRKTQAQMKDSHRELEDTRVSHKEVLSSAQESERKARTMEVEILHLQEELSAAERARKHAERERDELAAEMTSGSFGKSSMTDERRRLEAKIQQLEEEIDEEQANSETLNDRLRRTVQQVDQLTNELQIERSNTQSNESGWQQMERQNKELRAKLQEMEGQFKSKLKVSIATLEAKLYQVEDQLDHESRERQAIAKAMRQKDKRLKELMNQTENERKQTEQYKDQADKANMQARQLKIQVEESKEESQNATAARRKLQNELNEVKEANEALSREVSSLKNKLRRGSDSPFSTLLRRGGGGSFRRTHRSMIESSEDPKDDVPSATPVNQSLEPQRESINDN
- the LOC127647255 gene encoding myosin-11-like isoform X2, which produces MTMQPDNDDSNKFLFLDNDFKNSGVGQADWSAKKMVWIPSEREGFESASIKEENGNELVVELDNGKKVTVNKDVIQKMNPPKFNKVEDMAALTCLNEASVLHNLRERYFSSLIYTYSGLFCVVVNPYKMLPIYSEKIIEMYKGKKRHEVPPHIYSITDNAYRNMLQDREDQSVLCTGESGAGKTENTKKVIQYLAVMASSHKGKRDASSGELEKQLLQANPILEAFGNAKTIKNDNSSRFGKFIKINFDNTGYIVGANIETYLLEKSRCIRQAKIERSFHIFYYMVAGAKDKMHDELLLEDFGNYRFLVAGHVQVQGQQDDEMFDETLEAMEVLGFNEEERIGMFKVCSTVLQLGNIEFKAEKNQEQASMPDNTAAQKVCHLQGINLTDFTKAVLTPRIKVGREMVQKAQTKEQADFAIEALAKAMYDRLFRWILGRVNKALDKTKRQGASFLGILDIAGFEIFEDNSFEQLCINYTNEKLQQLFNHTMFILEQEEYTKEGIEWNFIDFGLDLLPCIELIERSNNPPGILALLDEECWFPKATDVSFVDKLTNTHSDHSKFSKPKNLKEKTFFTVQHYAGKVDYNATSWLTKNMDPLNDNVTALLSNSSSAFVQDIWKEVDRVVGLETMAKMAKSDSAVSTASKSKKGMFRTVGQLYKESLGKLMTTLHNTQPNFVRCIIPNHEKRAGKIDAHLILEQLRCNGVLEGIRICRQGFPNRIVFHEFRQRYEILAAGATPKGFMDGKQACTLIIKHLDLDPNLYRIGLSKIFFRTGVLAQLEEERDLKLTVIIIAFQAQVRGFLGRKAFSKRQKQLTAIKVIQRNCAVYLTLRNWQWWRLFTKVKPLLQVTRQDEEMSQKEEELHKAKEIAQKSENELKEITQKHNQLVEERNRLQAKLQEETEMYAESEEVRIRLETKKQELEDVLHEMEARLEEEEEHNQILQQEKTNLQQQLKDLENRLADEEDAKQKLQLEKGTVDGKFKKLEDDILIMEDQNNKLQKEKQQMEVRLADICSNLAEEEEKSKNLIKLKNKHESMISDLEVRMKKEEKSRQDLEKAKRKLEMEYNDLQDQITDLQAQVVELKAHLTKKEVEIQDLQASVEEESAQKSIALKKKQGMEGLLSELQDELEAEQEASRKSEKAKKELAEELTALRSELEDRLDITAAQQELWAKREKEVAILKNMMEDEGRSHESQVQDMRQKHTQALNELTQQLEQSKRAKANLEKAKQSLENEVANLNGELHSLGNAKQDVEQKRKKVENQLADLQTRFNESERQSGELGEKVSKLNMELNSANSFLSEAESKNIKMSKDFSSLNSQLQDAQDLLGEETRQKLSVSTRLRQMEDDRNSLLEQLEEEAEARRNVERQVSSLHTQLSDAKKKMDEYSGNLQLNEESKKRLQRDLEAANRELEEKMIAYDKLEKSKTHLQQELEDVLVDLDNQRQLISNLEKKQRKFDQMLADEKAISSKYAEERDFAENEAREKETKCLTFIRALEEAQGSLRELEKLNKALRTDMEDLISSKDNVGRNVHELEKTKRGLEAQVEEMQIQIEELEDELQTSEDAKLHLDINMQALKVQFQRDQQGREDQSEERRKQLLKQVCELEAELEDEKKLRNSLAAAKMKLEGELKDLEDQVDAIGRARDEAIKQLRKTQAQMKDSHRELEDTRVSHKEVLSSAQESERKARTMEVEILHLQEELSAAERARKHAERERDELAAEMTSGSFGKSSMTDERRRLEAKIQQLEEEIDEEQANSETLNDRLRRTVQQVDQLTNELQIERSNTQSNESGWQQMERQNKELRAKLQEMEGQFKSKLKVSIATLEAKLYQVEDQLDHESRERQAIAKAMRQKDKRLKELMNQTENERKQTEQYKDQADKANMQARQLKIQVEESKEESQNATAARRKLQNELNEVKEANEALSREVSSLKNKLRRGSDSPFSTLLRRGGGGSFRRTHRSMIESSEDPKDDVPSATPVNQSLEPQRESINDN